The following are from one region of the Pygocentrus nattereri isolate fPygNat1 chromosome 20, fPygNat1.pri, whole genome shotgun sequence genome:
- the dnajb5 gene encoding dnaJ homolog subfamily B member 5 yields the protein MGKDYYKILGIQSGANEDEIKKAYRRMALKFHPDKNKDPNAEEKFKEIAEAYEVLSDPKKRVIYDQYGEDGLKTGGSGSSSGQGTTYHYTFHGDPHATFASFFGGSNPFDIFFGSGRHRGSSNGFADHGDHDMDIDMDGDDDPFSSFSHFGFNGINGFHHGRRHRNEPLHSGRRKVQDPPVVHELRVSLEEIYHGCTKRMRITRRRLNPDGRTMRTEDKILNIVIKRGWKEGTKITFPKEGDETPENIPADIAFVLKDKGHPHFKRDGSNVIYTAKISLKEALCGCTVNIPTMENRVISLPCNDIIKPGTIKRLRGEGLPFPKNPSQRGDMIVEFHVRFPDRIPPQSKEIIKQHLPQS from the exons ATGGGAAAGGATTACTACAAGATCCTGGGCATTCAGTCTGGTGCCAATGAGGACGAGATCAAAAAGGCCTACAGAAGGATGGCCCTCAAATTCCATCCAGATAAAAACAAGGATCCTAATGCTGAGGAAAAGTTCAAAGAAATAGCAGAGGCATATGAAGTCCTGAGTGACCCAAAGAAAAGGGTCATATATGACCAGTATGGAGAGGATG GACTCAAAACTGGAGGATCTGGCTCTTCTAGTGGACAGGGGACTACATATCACTACACCTTCCATGGGGACCCACATGCCACTTTTGCCTCTTTCTTTGGAGGTTCTAACCcctttgacattttttttggcTCTGGACGTCACAGGGGAAGCAGCAACGGCTTTGCAGACCACGGGGACCATGACATGGACATTGACATGGATGGAGATGATGACCCTTTCAGCTCCTTCAGCCACTTTGGCTTCAATGGCATCAATGGTTTTCATCATGGCAGACGGCACCGCAACGAGCCTTTGCACAGTGGCAGAAGGAAGGTCCAGGACCCTCCTGTGGTGCATGAGCTGCGTGTGTCTCTTGAGGAGATCTACCATGGATGTACCAAACGCATGCGCATCACTCGTCGCCGACTCAACCCGGATGGAAGGACAATGAGGACAGAAGACAAGATCCTTAATATTGTCATCAAGAGAGGCTGGAAAGAAGGGACCAAGATCACCTTCCCCAAGGAGGGCGATGAGACGCCTGAGAACATTCCGGCTGACATCGCATTTGTGCTGAAAGACAAGGGGCACCCGCACTTCAAGAGGGATGGCTCCAACGTCATATACACTGCCAAAATCAGTCTTAAGGAG GCTCTGTGTGGTTGCACAGTGAACATTCCTACCATGGAGAACCGGGTGATCTCGCTGCCCTGCAATGACATCATCAAACCAGGCACCATCAAGAGACTTAGGGGTGAGGGCTTGCCTTTCCCCAAGAATCCTTCCCAACGCGGGGACATGATAGTGGAATTCCACGTGCGCTTTCCTGACCGGATACCTCCTCAGTCCAAAGAGATCATCAAACAGCACTTACCCCAGTCTTAA